From the Stieleria sp. JC731 genome, the window AATGAAAAGTCTTGGGCTTCGTTAGCACCGCTGTTTGATCACCGACGATACGTCGAGTCGATTGTGGCGGGGATCACGATCAACGCACATTCGGAATTCCGTGCGGCAGTGACGATGAACCAGGATGAGTCGACGTTCGAAATCCCCGACTACATCATGAGCCGATTGCAACCGACACTGCCGGTTGGGTTCCCGAACAAGCAGGACGAGATGGCAATCTTGCAATACCATCTGCCGTTTGCCGAAGCGGAGATGTTGGCGATGACGGTTGAGTTTTTGCAGCGGTCACACCAATTGAAATTGGAGTTCTCACCGCGCGACGGCATCAACTTGCTCCGCTACGCGCTCAAACGCATTTCGCAAGATCCGACGCATCCAGTCAGCCGTGATCAAGCTTGGCAGGAAGCGTTGGAAAAGTGCCTTGGGAATGAAGCATTGGATCTCGAAAAGCTATCCCAGCGGAAAAGTCGCACGCTCGGTGGCGATGCAGTTCCACTCGGTTTAGCCGACCTGTTCTTCGATCGAGATGATCCGATGCACCCTGATCGGGACGATGATGACGAGGATGACGACGATTTCAATGTCTGATATTTCGAGAGCAAATCCAGCATCAGGTGCATCCACGACCACTGTGAAAGGCACGGTGGACGTGAAGCAACCGCCGCCCCGCCCCGTCGCGGTCATCGATATTGGCGCGTCCGCGA encodes:
- a CDS encoding AAA family ATPase, which translates into the protein MSQESDQPNEEGQTDSIPTHVEIDGIRLKLAKPFRDDAKWIGQGEILEQLLACWISIDKADLPLTPRLVGAPGVGKTQLAIAAAKAQGRPLFIYQCTADTRPEDLLVTPVLSQKGEIAYHASPLVTAMICGGVCVLDEGNRMNEKSWASLAPLFDHRRYVESIVAGITINAHSEFRAAVTMNQDESTFEIPDYIMSRLQPTLPVGFPNKQDEMAILQYHLPFAEAEMLAMTVEFLQRSHQLKLEFSPRDGINLLRYALKRISQDPTHPVSRDQAWQEALEKCLGNEALDLEKLSQRKSRTLGGDAVPLGLADLFFDRDDPMHPDRDDDDEDDDDFNV